CTCTCTCTTTTGCCCTTTTTATAGATGTGTTGGTGCTCCGCACATGTGGTGCTGATGCTCCGCACATATCGTGCTGATGGTAAACACCAATGGTGTTGAGCACTAAATAGCTTGCAAAAAGTTCTCGAAATGGGAGCGATGTGTTGTTAGGAAAGAGATATGCTGCCATAAGCAAAGATATCTTCTTTGATAAAGGGAGACTTACGTTTACGAAAACAAAACGAAAAAAGGCAATTATAACGTGTGGTGATTCACACATTATAATTGCCTTTTAAGGTTATCTGAAAAAGCCGATTAGGCTTATCTTATCCCACTTGACTACCTGGCTTCACCTCACCCATAGTTGTTGTTACAGAGAGGGAACCATCGAAGTTAACGGCAGAGAGAATCATTCCCTGGCTCTCGATGCCCATCATCTTACGAGGAGCAAAGTTAGCAACGAAGAGAACGTCCTTACCAGTGAGCTGCTCTGGCTCGTAGTAGGCTGCAATACCACTGAGAATGGTGCGCTCAACACCCGAACCATCGTCGATAGTGAACTGCAAGAGCTTCTTACTCTTCTTCACCTTCTCACACTTGATGATATGTCCTACACGGATATCAAGCTTCTCGAAGTCTTCGAAAGGAATGTCCTTCTTGATAGGTTCAGCCTTGTAGGAAGCGGCTTCGTTAGCCTTCTTAGTCTCTTCCAACTTACGCAACTGAGCCTCGATAGCCTCATCCTCAATCTTCTCGAAGAGCAACTCAGGCTCAGCCAACTGCTTACCAGCTGGGAGAAGGTCGGTAGAACCAAGTTCACTCCACTCATACTCCGTCATGTTTATCATCTCACGGAGTTTCTTACTGCTGAATGGCAAGAATGGTTCGAAGGCAATACTGAGGTTAGCAACGAGCTGAAGCGAGATGTAGAGAATAGTCTCCACACGCTTAGGGTCGGTCTTCCAAAGCTTCCAAGGCTCTGTCTCTGCAATGTATTTGTTACCGATGCGGGCGAGGTTCATAGCCTCTTTCTGTGCCTCACGGAACTTAAAGATTTCAAGATAGGACTCAACTTTCTCCTTAACATCCTTGAACTCTTGGATAGTCTGGCGGTCAATCTCCTCCAATTCACCACAAGCAGGAACCACACCATTCCAATACTTCTTGGTCAATTGCAGTGCACGGTTAACGAAGTTACCATATACAGCAACGAGTTCAGAGTTGTTACGCTCTTGGAAGTCTTTCCAAGTGAAGTTGTTATCTTTGGTTTCTGGTGCGTTAGCAGTCAGTACATAGCGTAGTACATCCTGCTTTCCTTCAAAGTCGCGGAGGTACTCGTGGAGCCATACCGCCCAGTTCTTACTTGTAGAAATCTTATCGTCTTCAAGGTTAAGGAACTCGTTTGATGGTACGTTATCAGGCAAAATATAATCGCCATGCGCCTTCAACATAGTTGGGAAGATAAGACAGTGGAACACGATGTTGTCCTTTCCAATGAAGTGAACAATACGTGTCTCTGGGTCTTGCCACCACTTCTGCCAGTTGCCGAAGTGCTCTGGATCCTTTTCGCAAAGCTCCTTTGTGTTTGAAATATAGCCGATAGGCGCATCAAACCATACGTAAAGCACCTTGCCCTCAGCTCCCTCTACTGGTACAGGAATACCCCAATCAAGGTCGCGGGTCATAGCACGTGGCTGGAGATCCATGTCTAACCAGCTCTTACACTGACCATAAACGTTTGGTCTCCACTCCTTATGATCCTCCAAAATCCACTGCTTCAGCCACTCTTGATAGTCATTCAAAGGCAGGTACCAGTTCTTAGTACGCTTGATGATAGGCTGTGAACCAGAGATGGTTGAGTGAGGATTCTTCAGTTCCATAGGGCTAAGGTCACTACCACACTTCTCGCATTGGTCGCCATAAGCATTTGGATTGCCACAGTGAGGACACTCACCCATGATATAACGGTCGGCAAGGAACTGGTGAGCTTCTTCATCATAGTACTGCTCACTCTCCTTCTCGACGAGCTTACCATCATCATATAGCTTACGGAAGAAGTCTGAAGCAAACTTGTGGTGAGTCTCACTTGTTGTGCGACTATAGATGTCGAAGGAGATACCAAACTCTTCAAAAGAGTCCTTTATCAACTTATGATAACGGTCACATACGTCCTGTGGGGTGATACCTTCCTTCTTAGCACGGATGGTGATAGGCACACCATGCTCGTCACTACCACCAATGAAAGCAACTTCACGCTTCTTCAATCGGAGATAACGAACGTAGATATCGGCAGGAACATATACACCAGCAAGGTGTCCTATATGTACACCTCCATTCGCATAAGGCAATGCTGCGGTAACAGTGGTGCGCTTAAATTTCTTTTCTTCCATATCTGTTTGATTATTTATTATCTACTGCAAAGTTACAGTAAATAAGAGAAACGACAAAAGAAATATAGATAAAAGCCTTAAGAGTGTTATGCAGTTATCATGATTTTGTTTACCTTTGCATCCGTTTTAAGATATAATAAGAATGACACGGGATAACAATTGTAGTGTTTCTGCACGCCATAAACTAAGTTTAATGGGCGTTATTGTAACCTTAGGTATTGTTTTCGGAGATATAGGTACATCTCCTTTGTATGTGATGAAGGCTATTGTTAGGGCTGGAAACCCTGTTAATGCTGAATATATCATCGGTGCAGTGTCGTGTATTATATGGACATTAACCCTACAAACGACTGTTAAATATGTCTTAATAGCCCTTCGCGCGGATAATAAAGGAGAGGGCGGAATACTCGCTTTGTATGCTTTAATACGTCGACATAGTCGTAAATGGTTTTATTTCTTAGCGATTATTGGTGCCAGTACGCTGATAGCTGATGGTGTAATAACGCCTTCTATTACAGTTCTTTCTGCTATAGAGGGATTGAAGGTCTATGAACCAGAGACCCCAGTTGTGCCTATTGCCCTTTGTATTGTTACTGTTTTGTTCTTCATTCAGCAATTTGGAACGAATATGATTGGCAAGTTGTTTGGTCCATTAATGCTCTTATGGTTCTCGATGTTGGGTGTGTTAGGAGCTATGCATATCGGTGATTATATTCCTATTCTGCAAGCTTTCAATCCTTTACATGCCATCCGCTTGCTGACGAGTAACCCAGAGTGGTTCTTAATCTTGGGTGCAGTGTTCCTTTGTACGACTGGTGCTGAGGCCTTATACTCCGACTTAGGGCATTGTGGAATTAATAATATCCGTACGAGTTGGGCCTTTGTCAAGGTCATGTTAATCCTCAACTATCTTGGTCAAGGGGCTTGGATAATTGCACATGTCGATAATCTTACCTCTGGGTTGAACCCTTTTTATGCCATTATGCCCCACGGTATGCTCTTTTTCGGTATCGTCATGGCAACGATAGCAGCCATCATTGCGAGTCAAGCATTGATTAGTGGGTCGTTTACTATCTTCAGTGAAGCAATGAACTTGAAGTTTTGGCCACGTCAGAAGATTAAGTATCCGACCGATGTTAAGGGACAACTTTACATTCCATTTGTCAATATGTCGCTCTTTATCTTATGTGTGATTGTGATACTTTTCTTCCAGAGTTCGGAGCGAATGGAGGCTGCTTACGGCTTGTCAATCACGATAACTATGCTCATGACTACCTTCCTCTTGAGTGCTTATCTTACTATTCGTCGAGTAAATCATTGGCTAACACTTCTGTTCCTTATCGTCTTTGTCGGTTTGGAGAGTATCTTCTTCGTCGCAAACATGGCAAAGTTTATGAATGGAGGTTGGGTAACCATGCTTCTTGCCAGTGTGATGATAGCAATCATGTATGTGTGGTATAATGCCACAACCATTCGTAATTCGCAGATACAGATACGTGATGTTCGTGAATCATTCAGTATTATTTCCGATATTAAGAACGATGATTCAATCCCTAAGTATGCGACAAATATCGTCTATCCCACCAAACTTGGAGGTAAATACGACATCGAACAGAAGATTCTCTATTCAATCATTAATAAGCATCCAATGCGTGCTGACCATTATTTCTTGCTGCATATAGACTATCAAGACAGTCCTTCAACACTGGAGTATGACGTTACCACGCTTGTTCCCGCTACTCTTTATCGTATCAATCTACGGTTAGGATTCCGCATCCACCCACTTGTCAATCGTTATTTTAGGCAGATAATCGAGGATATGGTGGCTAATAATGAGTTCTCTCTTGCGTCATCTTATCCTTCACTGGCTAAGCATAATGTGATGGGAAACTTCGTATTTGTGCTTATTAATAGGATTTATTCAACCTTCACTTCTTTCTCTTTTAAGGAGCGACTTATCATGGATGCCTATGAATGGATCGACCATTTGAAATTGAGTATAACACGTTCTTTAGGTCTGAATACGAGTAACGTCTTGATAGAGAACGTACCACTCACGGTGAAGTCACATGCTAAAAAGGCAGGAAATGGTATTCCAAGGGTTGAAAGAATTGAGGAAAATGGGGACTTTCATTAAAAGCGTTGCTTGTTAATAGAATGAGATTAACCTACATATATGGTATGATTACCCTCTATTAGATGGTTTTAGAACGGCGGATAAACTGCACGATAAACATAATTAGGTGCGATGTTTATCTGCCTTCTACAAACAACTTATTCCCTCATTAGTTGAAGTTTGTAAACTATTTTCATACGGTCCGAAGCCAATACATGCTCTTTTGGCTTCTAAAAGATGCCCAATTGACTTGCAAAAGATGCTCTTTAAGCCCCTTACTAACGCCCTTTTGAAGTCCAATTAAGCACCTTTTACTTTGCTATTTTATAACTAACTGATTTGCTGTTGATTACAAATCCGCTTTTTATATGTGGTTTTGCCGTTATTTATTGATGTCTTATTCGAAATTGTGTAATGATTTTTCAAACCCTTATCTGCAGATTTTCGGAGTCTAAAAAGAAATGATTTTTAATGTCAGAGGATGATAAAAGGACAGATAGTTAACTGTATTAGCTATGTTTTTATTTAATGAGTAACTTCGATTCTTCTGCAAAAGCAATACGGAAGAACCGAAAAGCGAAGAGTAGATAGCTTCGATACCTATAAAGGAGTATCAAAACTCATCCGCTCTTGGGTTATGGGATGGGTGAATTCAAGGTGAGCTGCGTGTAACCAAAGGCATTCAGCTCGTTGTCCGTAGAGGTTGTCTCCTATGATAGGAGTACCCAATCCGTCTGGATGAGCACAATGAACGCGCAGCTGGTGGGTACGACCTGTCAGCGGATAGAGCTCAATCTTCACTGCTTTCAATGTTTCTTTTCCGTATGTTGTCTTACCGATAAGGCGATACTCGGTGATAGCTGGCTTCCCATTAGTTCTATCAACACGCTGCCGAGGACGGTCGTCTGGGTCGGGAGAGAGTGGAAGTTCTATCCGTCCCTCTGTTGGTAAATGTTTGTCAAGGATAGAGAGAGGAAGTAAAGCAACATACTTCTTCTTGACAGTTCGCCTAATAAACTGTGCTTGCAAAGCCTTATGGACCTCAGAAGTACGCGCAACAACGAGTAAACCACTTGTTGCCATGTCTAATCGATGTACCATAAATGCATCGCTCTTACCCTTCCATCGTTCGCAAAGAATACTATAAATGGATGCTTGATTACCTTTCCCAGGAACAGAAAGTAAGCCCGACGGTTTGACAACCACTGCAAGATAATCGTCTTCATAGAGTATTTTTAGCCCTTCAGAAGGTACGGTTTCTGTTTCATTATTTATCCTATCGCACTCCTTATAGTCAACGTCTATCCCTTCCAACATCCACTCCAAGATCGGTTTACACTTTCCATTACAAGCAGGATAGTAGTTTCCATGCTGTCTTATCTCGGTCTTTGGCGATGGTCCCCACCAAAACATTGCCATGCTAATAGGCTTATAACCATGTAGAAAAGCATATTGTAAGAGCTTTGGTTCACAGCATTCACCTGCGCCAGAAGGTGGAAGTAGTGAAGCTGCGAGACTCTCCTTGGCAGCACGTTCAGCAGTATTTACACTTGTTATATGGGCAGCCTTCGTACGTGCAGGACTATTCTTCAGATAGTAATCACGGAAGATATCGAGTAAGTTCTTACGCTCTCCGTGTGCATTGAGCAGTGAGAACTGAGAGAAAAGCCAACGTTGAAGACGATCAGACTTCATTTTTCGCTCTCGTTTCCAAGCTGTTATCTGTTCTTGATAGCTGCTCACAACTGTCTGTGCAGCGGTAATCTGTTCAGCATAAGCCTTTTTCTTACGTTGCAATTCGGCTTTAAGAAACTGGCTCTGACGTGTCATCTCATTGCGTTCTGCCTCTGAAATAAAAGCCTCCTTACGTCGTTTGTCACGTAAGAACTTGGCACCTTGCAGCACTCTCCGTGCTTCTTCGATAGCCTTTTCTGCCTCTTGCTGAATCGATTTTAGGTTTTCCTGTGCCTGTCGATAGGCTGTTGAGGCTTTTAGTTGGGCTATCTTTTGATTCAATTGGGTAATCTCAGCCTCATGAATCTTGAAGTAACCATCGGGCTGGAGATAGTCGAAAACAGCAGGAACAAAGTCTTCTCCCTCATCAGCTATCTGTCCAGAGTAGGCTTGCAGATAGCCAACCTCTCCGTTTCGCTCAACAATCAGAACGCCATACATCTTCCCTTCGATTGGTTCAATAGGGAGATTTGCCTGCAACAGCTTGACTGCTGCACGGCAAAGAGCGTCCGGTTCGTAATCGAAAGGATTATTAAACCGAGCGGGTAGGGGATGTTCTGATAGGATAGGATGGAACTTCATGGTGCAAAGGTAAGGAATAGTTGACAAGTAAACAAGTTTACGAGTAGATGAGTTGATTGTTTTGGAGTTGATAAGTAGACAAGTTGACGAGTGAACAAGTTACTTGCTTTTGAGGAAATATGAAGATTGTTGGAGAAATGAAAAGCAACAATAAAAGGAAAAAGCACGCTTTTCTCTTAGAAAAAACATTACTTTTGTCGCTATGAAAAAATACTTACTTGTATTTCTGATGCTGATATGCTGTGGTCTATCTGTGATGGCACAGCAACAGAACGAAGGTGGGAAGACCCGCCCAAAGGTGGGACTTGTGCTTGGTGGCGGTGGTGCGAAAGGTGCTGCAGCCATAGGAATACTAAAGGAGTTGGAGCGAGAAAAGATTCCTATTGACTATATTGCTGGAACAAGTATAGGAGCGATTATTGGCGGATTATACGCACAGGGCTATCGTGCAGATGACCTCGAAAAACTCTTCCGCTCGCAGAATTGGTTGGCACTTTTGGCAGATAGAGACACAACATTGGTTGGAAAGGTCTATAAAGAGGAAGATGGTGTAATCTATCTCTTTGGCTTTCCTGTGCGTAAAAAGGCTGATGCTGATAAAAATACAGGGTTCTGGATGTTGCATGGTGACCATGTCTATAATTTCCTTGACTCACTCGTCAGTCGTTCTCCAGTACAACGTGGTATCGTTAAGCAGGCTATTCCCTTCTCGTGTGTAGCCTTTGACATCCGTCGTCAACAAGAAATAGTCCTTGATACTGGTTCCATGGCGCGTAATATGCGTGCCAGTATGGCTATTCCCGGTGCGTTCAAACCTGTGCAGATAGACACACTGATGCTGGTGGATGGCGGTATGGGCAATAATCTTCCAGTGGATGTTGTACGAAAGATGGGGGCAGATATCGTTATTGCCGTCGACCTTCAACAGCGCAAACATGATGACTATCGTTCGCCTTTCGGCTTTCTGAAAGGACTGGGAGGTATCTTAGATTGGTTGGCAGAACGTCCTGATATAAAGAAATATAATGTCAATCGCATGAAAGCCGACCTCTATATTAATCCCGATTTAGGTTCTTATGGTGTCACCGACTTCAATGCAAAGGCGATAAAAGCTATCCTTAAAATAGGCGAGGATACTGGTATTCTGTATCGAAAGCAGTTAGGGACGTTCATGAAAGACCATCAATGATGATTTATTTTTATGAAAATAACTTGTAACAATGCTGTTTTAAGGTTTTCAAAACAGCATTGTTAGACTTGATAAAGCATAATTCTAAAAGGCTTAAAGTTATCTTTTTTTAGTTCCACAGCTATCTTGTATACGCTCATAAAACTGTTCGAGAATAATGAGCATATCATCTGGCAAGTAGCTGATTGCCTTTTCGATTATCCATTCTGGCACAGGATAATAGGCTTCGGCAACCGAACCTGCGATGCAAGCCTTCGTGTCAGTATCTCCATCACATAGGACAGCAAGCCGGATTGTTTCCTCAAAACTGTTGCCATCCATGAAGCAACGCAATGCCATCGGTATGGTTTCTTGGCATGTGCTATCAAAGTGTCCTTCAGAACCAATCTTCTTAATATCCCGCATAGGTGGTAACTTATATCCAAAGAACTTCTCAACTTTGCGCTCGACATCCGACTTAGAAAAGCGCATCAAGCGTAGCCAACAGATAGCTTCAGCAATACATTGTGCACCCTTAATGCCTTCGGGGTGGTTATGACTTACGATAGCACTCTTCTTAGCTTCCTCAATTACATCCTCCCACTCGTCGAATAGCCACCCAATAGGGCTGACACGCATCGCAGAACCATTGCCAAATGAATCCGTAGGCTGGGGATTGTCAGCGTTAATCCATTGGTAGAATCGCTTACCATATCCGCCCATCGGGTCTGGATAACGCCGACACCAATCGAGCAGACTGTCCTTGTAATCACGCTCATTCAGCACTGCATCAGCAATAGCGATGGTACAAATCGTATCATCTGTGTAAGAACAATCAGGGGTAAAAAGCTCAAAGCTTTTCAGTGGGGCTGGTCCAAATTCAAAGCGTGAGCCAACGATGTCTCCTATAATAGCACCAATCATAACTTTTCTTCTTTAAGCTCTCCGTTTCTTGAGAGGGAATTGAAAAATACTATGGGGTATATGTTTTCTTTAGGTTGTTAGTAGTAAATCTATATAAAAAATGATAATCAGCCTCTTTACTCTTAACAATGAGAGGGAAAGGCTTGATGTTTAGTACTCCGACCGGGAATCGAACCCGGATCAAAGGTTTAGGAAACCTACGTTCTATCCATTGAACTATCAGAGCGAGTTTTTCGGTTTTGCTTTGCTTCTAACAAGCGAATAGGTAATAACTCTTGTTTGCAAAGATAGAAAAAAAAAGTTATATATATGTTGAAACGACAGTTTTTTTACCTTTTTACTGTTGTTACAGCATGTGATTTGCTGCTAAAAAAGAGTTCTTCCGTTAAATGTATAGATTGGAAATAGAATAAAAGCTCATACTCTAACATGGTGTGATTACTCCCAAATAGATGGTCTTAGAACGGAGGATAAAACTATATGGTAAATGTAATTAGATGCGATTTCTACCTGCCTTCTACAAACAACTTATTCCTATTAGCCTAATTAGGCTATTTGGGCTAATTGGGCTAATTAGGCTAATAACTTATTATTCTGTCATAATTTTTCACATCATAATTTTGAATACATGCTCTTTTGGCTTCTAAAAGACGCCTAATTGACTTGCTAAAGGTGCCCTTTAAGACCCTTACTAACGCCCTTTTGAAGTCCAACTAAGCACCTTTTCTTGTACTACTTTATAACTGATTGATTCCCTGTTTGTTACAAATCTGCTTTTATAGGTGTTTTTGTAGTTATTTATAGAGGGTTTGTTAGAGTTTTTGTAATGTTTTTTCAAAACCTTTTCTACATTTTTCGAGCTATTAAAATGAAAACGTTTTTAGTATCTTTTCCCTAAAAAAAAAGCTGTATCAAGTGGCATTGTTTGCCAGTTGGTACAGCCTGTCTTATAGTTATAAAAGTAGGATTCTCCTTGCTTTTATGCTCCGTGGAAGAGATACTCCTGCTGAATGTCTTGTGTCATCAGTGTAAAGAGCTTCTCTTGTAGACGATCGGCAAGGTCGAGCGCACTGTTAAGAATCTTATCAGAGAACGCCTGTAACAAGTCTTGTGCATGGAGAGGTTGTGTCTTATAGATGCGTAGATACTCTTCTTCCATCTCACGTTGACGTTGGTCGGTCTCTGCTTCAAATTTAGCATACACCTCTTTGATGATAGGAGCATACTTGTTATAGTTGGTCATACCCAATACCATTATCTTGCGGAACTTCCAATAAGCTGAGTCAGCACTTGACTCACCATTACCCTTTGTGTAAGCCTCTGGATAGGAAGTGATGCCCTGATAGAGTGGGAGGAACACACCGAGGTCTGCCATACCCATAGCGACATAATTGACACAACCGATAGCCTGTGGTAGATCTGGGCGTACCTGCAAGAGGTGGGTCTGTGTGGTACGGAAGATAGAGACAGGACGGTAAGGTTCCTGAGGATTACTATTGAGATATGGGTCGTGCTCCGTATTGTCGTAGTGGAAGCGGAATGCCGTGCGGAGTTCGGTCAGTGTGACCTTATGAGCAGCCTTAGCAAAGACAGGGAAGGTGTTCTTTGTTACGTCATTCTTAATCTTTGGAGAGAAGAACTGCTGCAAACCCCATACACGTGGGTAGTTATAGGTAGTGTCGAGTTTGATATCACGTGCGTAAGCCTCATGGAAATCAAAGGCACCCTGTGCTGGATTGTAAAGTCCATGCTTCTCAGCAAACTCAATCAAGTCGGCTGATGCGAGGTAATTTTCCTTATCATTAGGGTCGTATGTGCGGAAACGGCTCTGGTTACCAGTTACGAAATACTGATCTTTTGGCATACGGCAAGCCAACCAACGATGGCCGCAAGCTGTCTCCAAGTACCATATCTCCTTGCTATCTACAAAGCCAATGCCGAAGCCTTCAGCAATACCATATTTCTCGATGAGCATACCCAATCGCTCAACACCTTCGCGGGCGGTGTGGACGTAAGGTAGGGTAATGTTGAAGACAGAGTTCTCTGCCACACCATTCTCTACCAATGGGTCGTGTTTCAATACCTCGTCACTACTAAAGATACTCTCCGTAGCACTCATTCCTACGCCTGCTGTGTTGAAACCAGCACTGCCCCAATGACCGTGAAGATTATACGGAGAAAGGGCAGAATAGCCCAAAGCCTTCTCTGGGAGTTCGCAACGGAAAGGACTATCCTTTGCAACGAACTCACTTGGACCATTGTCTGTACCCTCAAATATCTCGTAGTTCTTAGCTTCCATAGCGTCCCAGTCCTCTGAACGCGCTACTATCATAGAACCATCAGCAGTCTGTTCTTGACCAATGATGATGGTTGTACACTCTGAAGGAAGTTTGTGCTCAATTTGCACTTTGTTTGTTTTCATAAGCTTAAGAGTCTTAGTTCTTATTGTTAATTATTGATGACAAAAATAATAAATATTCGTGGAAGTGGTGTAAGAAGTTAGGATAAAAAAGGTAAATAAGTGGGGTTATGGTGCAAAATACCCATATATAGTTAATACTATTGTGTCTTTTATAGCGTTCGAGGTTGGAATATAGAGGGAAAAGTGTTATTTTTGCAGCGTGTGATATATGATAATAATGTTTGCTGAAAGGTGTTAAACATGTGATTATGAAGAAAGTTAAGTCTCTTGTCTTTTTGTTGAGTCTTTGT
The Prevotella melaninogenica DNA segment above includes these coding regions:
- a CDS encoding C69 family dipeptidase — protein: MKTNKVQIEHKLPSECTTIIIGQEQTADGSMIVARSEDWDAMEAKNYEIFEGTDNGPSEFVAKDSPFRCELPEKALGYSALSPYNLHGHWGSAGFNTAGVGMSATESIFSSDEVLKHDPLVENGVAENSVFNITLPYVHTAREGVERLGMLIEKYGIAEGFGIGFVDSKEIWYLETACGHRWLACRMPKDQYFVTGNQSRFRTYDPNDKENYLASADLIEFAEKHGLYNPAQGAFDFHEAYARDIKLDTTYNYPRVWGLQQFFSPKIKNDVTKNTFPVFAKAAHKVTLTELRTAFRFHYDNTEHDPYLNSNPQEPYRPVSIFRTTQTHLLQVRPDLPQAIGCVNYVAMGMADLGVFLPLYQGITSYPEAYTKGNGESSADSAYWKFRKIMVLGMTNYNKYAPIIKEVYAKFEAETDQRQREMEEEYLRIYKTQPLHAQDLLQAFSDKILNSALDLADRLQEKLFTLMTQDIQQEYLFHGA
- a CDS encoding KUP/HAK/KT family potassium transporter, with protein sequence MTRDNNCSVSARHKLSLMGVIVTLGIVFGDIGTSPLYVMKAIVRAGNPVNAEYIIGAVSCIIWTLTLQTTVKYVLIALRADNKGEGGILALYALIRRHSRKWFYFLAIIGASTLIADGVITPSITVLSAIEGLKVYEPETPVVPIALCIVTVLFFIQQFGTNMIGKLFGPLMLLWFSMLGVLGAMHIGDYIPILQAFNPLHAIRLLTSNPEWFLILGAVFLCTTGAEALYSDLGHCGINNIRTSWAFVKVMLILNYLGQGAWIIAHVDNLTSGLNPFYAIMPHGMLFFGIVMATIAAIIASQALISGSFTIFSEAMNLKFWPRQKIKYPTDVKGQLYIPFVNMSLFILCVIVILFFQSSERMEAAYGLSITITMLMTTFLLSAYLTIRRVNHWLTLLFLIVFVGLESIFFVANMAKFMNGGWVTMLLASVMIAIMYVWYNATTIRNSQIQIRDVRESFSIISDIKNDDSIPKYATNIVYPTKLGGKYDIEQKILYSIINKHPMRADHYFLLHIDYQDSPSTLEYDVTTLVPATLYRINLRLGFRIHPLVNRYFRQIIEDMVANNEFSLASSYPSLAKHNVMGNFVFVLINRIYSTFTSFSFKERLIMDAYEWIDHLKLSITRSLGLNTSNVLIENVPLTVKSHAKKAGNGIPRVERIEENGDFH
- a CDS encoding ADP-ribosylglycohydrolase family protein produces the protein MIGAIIGDIVGSRFEFGPAPLKSFELFTPDCSYTDDTICTIAIADAVLNERDYKDSLLDWCRRYPDPMGGYGKRFYQWINADNPQPTDSFGNGSAMRVSPIGWLFDEWEDVIEEAKKSAIVSHNHPEGIKGAQCIAEAICWLRLMRFSKSDVERKVEKFFGYKLPPMRDIKKIGSEGHFDSTCQETIPMALRCFMDGNSFEETIRLAVLCDGDTDTKACIAGSVAEAYYPVPEWIIEKAISYLPDDMLIILEQFYERIQDSCGTKKR
- the metG gene encoding methionine--tRNA ligase, with the translated sequence MEEKKFKRTTVTAALPYANGGVHIGHLAGVYVPADIYVRYLRLKKREVAFIGGSDEHGVPITIRAKKEGITPQDVCDRYHKLIKDSFEEFGISFDIYSRTTSETHHKFASDFFRKLYDDGKLVEKESEQYYDEEAHQFLADRYIMGECPHCGNPNAYGDQCEKCGSDLSPMELKNPHSTISGSQPIIKRTKNWYLPLNDYQEWLKQWILEDHKEWRPNVYGQCKSWLDMDLQPRAMTRDLDWGIPVPVEGAEGKVLYVWFDAPIGYISNTKELCEKDPEHFGNWQKWWQDPETRIVHFIGKDNIVFHCLIFPTMLKAHGDYILPDNVPSNEFLNLEDDKISTSKNWAVWLHEYLRDFEGKQDVLRYVLTANAPETKDNNFTWKDFQERNNSELVAVYGNFVNRALQLTKKYWNGVVPACGELEEIDRQTIQEFKDVKEKVESYLEIFKFREAQKEAMNLARIGNKYIAETEPWKLWKTDPKRVETILYISLQLVANLSIAFEPFLPFSSKKLREMINMTEYEWSELGSTDLLPAGKQLAEPELLFEKIEDEAIEAQLRKLEETKKANEAASYKAEPIKKDIPFEDFEKLDIRVGHIIKCEKVKKSKKLLQFTIDDGSGVERTILSGIAAYYEPEQLTGKDVLFVANFAPRKMMGIESQGMILSAVNFDGSLSVTTTMGEVKPGSQVG
- a CDS encoding RluA family pseudouridine synthase — its product is MKFHPILSEHPLPARFNNPFDYEPDALCRAAVKLLQANLPIEPIEGKMYGVLIVERNGEVGYLQAYSGQIADEGEDFVPAVFDYLQPDGYFKIHEAEITQLNQKIAQLKASTAYRQAQENLKSIQQEAEKAIEEARRVLQGAKFLRDKRRKEAFISEAERNEMTRQSQFLKAELQRKKKAYAEQITAAQTVVSSYQEQITAWKRERKMKSDRLQRWLFSQFSLLNAHGERKNLLDIFRDYYLKNSPARTKAAHITSVNTAERAAKESLAASLLPPSGAGECCEPKLLQYAFLHGYKPISMAMFWWGPSPKTEIRQHGNYYPACNGKCKPILEWMLEGIDVDYKECDRINNETETVPSEGLKILYEDDYLAVVVKPSGLLSVPGKGNQASIYSILCERWKGKSDAFMVHRLDMATSGLLVVARTSEVHKALQAQFIRRTVKKKYVALLPLSILDKHLPTEGRIELPLSPDPDDRPRQRVDRTNGKPAITEYRLIGKTTYGKETLKAVKIELYPLTGRTHQLRVHCAHPDGLGTPIIGDNLYGQRAECLWLHAAHLEFTHPITQERMSFDTPL
- a CDS encoding patatin-like phospholipase family protein, encoding MKKYLLVFLMLICCGLSVMAQQQNEGGKTRPKVGLVLGGGGAKGAAAIGILKELEREKIPIDYIAGTSIGAIIGGLYAQGYRADDLEKLFRSQNWLALLADRDTTLVGKVYKEEDGVIYLFGFPVRKKADADKNTGFWMLHGDHVYNFLDSLVSRSPVQRGIVKQAIPFSCVAFDIRRQQEIVLDTGSMARNMRASMAIPGAFKPVQIDTLMLVDGGMGNNLPVDVVRKMGADIVIAVDLQQRKHDDYRSPFGFLKGLGGILDWLAERPDIKKYNVNRMKADLYINPDLGSYGVTDFNAKAIKAILKIGEDTGILYRKQLGTFMKDHQ